From a region of the Paenibacillus sp. R14(2021) genome:
- a CDS encoding glycoside hydrolase family 26 protein — MNDEWAQRMNVEPKLINPQADDCARRLMAYLCDTYGKRMLTGQQIGVHATPEMDVIFRETGHYPAVGGFDFMNDSPSRTERGSVGTDTALALQWWQAGGIVTFCWHWNAPKDLVDRPPDNGWHRGFYTTATTFDLAKAMEDPSSEEYVLLLRDIDVISGLLAQLREAGVPVLWRPAPRSIRRLVLVGRQGTGAVHPALEADIRPDDAAARPAQSDLGVERAA; from the coding sequence ATGAACGACGAGTGGGCGCAGCGGATGAACGTCGAACCGAAATTGATTAACCCGCAGGCCGACGATTGCGCGAGGCGGCTGATGGCTTATCTGTGCGATACGTACGGCAAACGGATGCTGACCGGACAACAGATCGGCGTCCACGCAACACCGGAGATGGACGTGATTTTCCGCGAGACGGGGCACTATCCGGCTGTCGGCGGCTTCGATTTCATGAACGATTCTCCGTCCCGCACGGAGCGCGGTTCCGTCGGTACCGATACGGCGCTCGCCTTGCAATGGTGGCAGGCAGGCGGGATCGTCACCTTCTGCTGGCATTGGAACGCGCCGAAGGATCTGGTCGATCGGCCGCCCGACAACGGCTGGCACCGCGGCTTCTACACCACGGCCACGACGTTCGATCTTGCCAAAGCGATGGAGGATCCGTCGTCGGAGGAATACGTCTTGCTGCTTCGCGATATTGACGTTATCTCCGGCTTGCTCGCGCAGCTCCGGGAAGCCGGCGTGCCCGTCCTGTGGCGGCCCGCTCCACGAAGCATCCGGCGGCTGGTTCTGGTGGGGCGCCAAGGGACCGGAGCCGTGCATCCGGCTCTGGAAGCTGATATACGACCGGATGACGCGGCTGCACGGCCTGCACAATCTGATCTGGGTGTGGAACGGGCAGCATAA
- a CDS encoding DUF5696 domain-containing protein, whose protein sequence is MKKRTKWVAALACIGIVGVGAFVYSLYMKGAPSTDIAAFARSDMKPAGTTELKYMTDNSNAVPGMKLVAQTNALALYMNPDTTEVAVLNQVSGKVWRSNPGDIDSDAKASPFEKDRLAAQVALNYRDSIGTLGTITNFTDSIQRKQFKAEGIENGVRITYTIGDTSLGIDALPKRISKKRFEEKVLSKLDEKTGAYVSNRYYPLDGNPDVLERLDTEVSRALVLKRVLDAFAKAGYTAEDLKADNDENGMSGGSASTKPNFTIPIEYQLSGDSLIVHVPVKDIQESEGYQIRSVELLDFFGAASQDEKGYMLVPDGSGSLINLNNGKVGEEVYVQRVYGDDQNDNSKRRGQIAEVARLPVFGMKAGDEAWFATIEKGEGIASINADISGRKNSYNSAYASFAIRGEDELELYKGNKVDEFQLLTDDRFAGDIQLRYNFLSGDQASYSGMAALYRNNLVKEGLLQPLKTQAQLPFYVDLLGAVDKRKSFLGVPYKGLMTMTTINQASQIAKEIKAAGVSNVQMRYVGWFNEGIDHKVPETVKLDRQLGSKTDLSKLAAQLKDMGGNLYPDVAFQHVLRENHDFKPASDATRFVTREQALLQPYDRALNAMNNQWGSFYLLSPAKLPYFVSQFVDSYKKYKMDSVALRDMGDTLTADYRVNRVVFRDVAKNIVTDQLGKIEKSYPNVMMTGGNRYALKYADQLVNVPMASSSFSIEDEVVPFYEMVVHGYKEYAGAPINLDDEQDLSYHLLHSLEYGAAPHFFWSYESSSKLKLTTYESLFSTSYSDWLGDAVDLYGKLNKVLAKLQSETITEHAQLKPGVVKVSYSNGTSIYVNYTDQPVTVQDVQIGAKNFIVGGDRQ, encoded by the coding sequence TTGAAAAAACGTACAAAATGGGTTGCGGCGCTTGCCTGTATCGGGATTGTCGGCGTCGGGGCATTCGTCTATAGCTTGTATATGAAAGGCGCTCCTTCCACCGACATAGCTGCTTTCGCACGATCGGACATGAAGCCTGCAGGTACGACCGAACTGAAATATATGACGGACAACAGCAACGCAGTCCCGGGCATGAAGCTCGTGGCGCAGACGAATGCGCTCGCGCTTTACATGAATCCGGATACGACCGAAGTCGCCGTCCTTAACCAGGTAAGCGGCAAGGTGTGGCGCAGCAATCCAGGGGATATCGACTCGGATGCCAAAGCATCGCCATTCGAGAAGGACCGCTTGGCTGCGCAGGTGGCGTTGAATTATCGCGATTCGATCGGGACGCTTGGCACGATCACCAATTTTACGGACAGCATTCAGCGTAAGCAGTTCAAGGCGGAGGGGATCGAGAACGGCGTCCGGATTACGTATACGATCGGGGATACGTCGCTCGGGATCGATGCGCTGCCGAAGCGGATCAGCAAGAAGAGGTTCGAGGAGAAGGTGCTGAGCAAGCTGGACGAGAAGACGGGTGCTTACGTATCGAACCGCTATTATCCGCTGGACGGCAATCCGGACGTGCTGGAACGGCTTGATACGGAAGTGTCGAGAGCGCTCGTATTGAAAAGGGTGCTCGATGCCTTCGCCAAAGCCGGATACACAGCTGAGGATTTAAAGGCGGACAACGACGAGAACGGCATGTCAGGCGGCAGCGCTTCGACGAAGCCGAACTTCACGATTCCGATTGAATACCAGCTCTCCGGCGATTCGCTGATCGTGCATGTTCCGGTGAAGGACATCCAGGAGAGCGAAGGCTACCAGATCCGTTCCGTCGAGCTGCTCGACTTCTTCGGGGCGGCAAGCCAGGATGAGAAAGGCTACATGCTCGTTCCCGACGGCTCCGGCAGTTTGATCAACCTGAATAATGGCAAAGTGGGCGAAGAGGTCTACGTGCAGCGGGTGTACGGCGACGACCAGAACGACAATTCGAAGCGGCGCGGGCAGATAGCCGAAGTCGCGCGGCTGCCGGTGTTCGGGATGAAAGCGGGCGACGAGGCGTGGTTCGCCACGATCGAGAAGGGCGAGGGCATCGCCAGCATTAACGCGGACATTAGCGGCCGCAAAAATTCCTACAACAGCGCCTACGCCAGCTTCGCCATTCGCGGCGAAGACGAGCTGGAGCTGTACAAAGGCAACAAGGTGGACGAATTCCAGCTGCTAACAGACGATCGCTTCGCGGGCGACATCCAGCTTCGGTATAACTTCCTCTCCGGCGATCAGGCGTCGTACTCGGGCATGGCGGCGCTGTACCGGAACAATCTGGTTAAGGAAGGCTTGCTGCAGCCGCTGAAAACTCAAGCGCAGCTGCCGTTCTACGTCGACCTGCTCGGCGCGGTGGACAAACGCAAATCGTTTCTCGGCGTGCCTTATAAAGGTCTGATGACGATGACGACGATCAACCAAGCGAGCCAAATCGCCAAGGAAATCAAGGCTGCAGGCGTGTCCAACGTGCAAATGCGCTACGTCGGCTGGTTCAATGAAGGGATCGACCACAAGGTTCCGGAAACCGTCAAGCTCGACAGACAGCTTGGAAGCAAAACGGACTTGTCTAAGTTGGCGGCTCAGCTGAAGGACATGGGCGGCAACTTATATCCGGACGTCGCGTTCCAGCATGTGCTGCGCGAGAACCACGACTTCAAACCGGCTTCGGACGCGACTCGCTTCGTCACAAGGGAGCAAGCTCTGCTGCAGCCATACGACCGCGCGCTGAACGCGATGAACAATCAATGGGGCTCCTTCTACTTATTGTCACCGGCGAAGCTGCCATACTTCGTGAGCCAGTTTGTCGACAGCTACAAGAAGTACAAGATGGATTCGGTCGCGCTGCGCGACATGGGCGATACGCTGACGGCCGATTATCGCGTCAACCGCGTCGTGTTCAGGGACGTCGCCAAGAACATCGTGACCGATCAGCTCGGTAAAATCGAGAAGAGCTATCCGAACGTGATGATGACCGGGGGCAACCGATACGCGTTGAAATATGCCGACCAGCTGGTGAACGTACCGATGGCCTCCAGCTCATTCAGCATCGAGGACGAGGTCGTTCCGTTCTATGAAATGGTCGTCCACGGCTACAAGGAATATGCCGGCGCTCCGATCAATCTGGACGACGAGCAGGACTTATCGTACCATCTGCTCCATTCGCTGGAATACGGCGCGGCGCCGCATTTCTTCTGGTCGTACGAGTCTTCTTCCAAGCTGAAGCTGACGACTTACGAATCGTTATTCTCGACGTCTTACTCAGATTGGCTGGGGGATGCAGTGGATTTGTACGGCAAGCTGAACAAAGTGCTCGCCAAGCTGCAGAGCGAGACGATTACGGAGCATGCGCAGTTGAAGCCCGGCGTCGTCAAGGTCAGCTACAGCAACGGAACATCGATTTATGTGAACTATACGGATCAGCCCGTCACCGTTCAAGATGTTCAGATCGGTGCGAAAAATTTTATCGTGGGTGGTGACAGACAGTGA
- a CDS encoding carbohydrate ABC transporter permease, with translation MNIKRLTLTQKRALLGILFIMPWLLGFVFLFATPLFQSIHFSLSNMKIAPGGGYTLDFIGWDNFKNAMSIDPNFNRILTQSLSEMAWNVPMILFFSLFTATLLNTRFVGRPFARAIFFLPVILASGAIAAAQTSGLIQLTGSSEMAKELGQQQNGFDPLTLAFTLSDAGLPMWFIDYIISAVQRIYEIIKSSGVQILIFLAALQSVPVSMYEVAKMEGATAYETFWKITFPMVSPLILTNIIYTIIDSFTNSQVTTTIYNTAFQSQNFGLSAAMSWIYTAVISIILIIVGILVSRRVFYYN, from the coding sequence GTGAACATAAAACGATTAACATTGACCCAGAAACGCGCGCTGCTCGGCATCCTGTTCATCATGCCTTGGCTGCTCGGCTTCGTGTTCTTGTTCGCGACGCCGCTGTTTCAATCGATTCATTTCAGCTTAAGCAACATGAAGATCGCCCCTGGAGGCGGATATACGCTTGATTTCATCGGATGGGATAACTTCAAGAACGCGATGTCGATCGATCCGAATTTCAACCGCATTCTGACGCAGTCCTTGAGCGAGATGGCATGGAACGTGCCGATGATCTTGTTCTTCAGCTTGTTTACGGCGACGTTGCTGAACACCAGGTTCGTCGGACGCCCGTTCGCGCGCGCGATCTTCTTCCTGCCAGTCATTCTGGCTTCCGGCGCCATTGCCGCCGCCCAGACGTCGGGCCTCATTCAATTGACCGGCAGCTCGGAGATGGCGAAGGAGCTGGGGCAGCAGCAGAACGGCTTCGATCCGCTGACGCTCGCCTTCACGTTGTCCGATGCGGGACTCCCGATGTGGTTTATCGACTACATCATCAGTGCCGTGCAGCGAATTTACGAGATCATCAAGAGCTCCGGCGTCCAGATTTTGATCTTCCTGGCCGCGCTCCAATCGGTTCCCGTCTCCATGTACGAGGTCGCCAAGATGGAAGGCGCTACGGCGTACGAGACGTTCTGGAAGATTACGTTCCCGATGGTCAGCCCGTTAATCTTGACAAACATCATTTATACGATCATCGACTCGTTCACGAACAGCCAAGTAACGACGACGATCTACAACACGGCGTTCCAGTCGCAAAACTTCGGGCTCAGCGCCGCGATGTCCTGGATTTATACCGCGGTTATCAGCATCATACTCATCATCGTCGGCATTCTCGTGTCCAGAAGAGTGTTTTACTACAATTGA
- a CDS encoding carbohydrate ABC transporter permease, whose product MQKARNKTASLLWLIFRYILIIGISFIILYPILQQLSVAFKDKTDIYNPTIYMIPVHFTMENVRYAMAVLNYWPLLKNTLIFAASTTLLQAASCSLAGYGFARFNFPGKNILFTLVVLTILIPSSTLMVPMYIHFRSFDLFGAIHLVTGKEGINMLNTYGPSLITAAFANGLKSGLFIYIFRQFFRGMPGEIEEAALIDGAGGIRTFFTIMLPNAIPPLITVILFAFVWQYNDIFYASLFNSSSDLMSIKVSSLPADVNQYLPGIMGIGTGTNVKVDPNQVSLIVDTGILLAISPMIAMYLFVQRFFVESVERSGVVG is encoded by the coding sequence ATGCAAAAGGCGCGCAACAAGACGGCATCGCTGCTGTGGCTCATTTTCCGTTACATTCTGATCATCGGGATTTCGTTCATCATTCTCTATCCGATCCTGCAGCAACTGTCGGTCGCCTTTAAGGATAAGACGGATATCTACAATCCGACGATCTACATGATTCCGGTGCATTTCACGATGGAGAACGTGCGGTATGCGATGGCCGTGCTGAATTACTGGCCGCTCCTGAAGAACACGCTTATCTTCGCGGCATCTACGACGCTTCTCCAAGCCGCTTCATGCTCGCTGGCGGGCTACGGCTTTGCCCGGTTTAATTTCCCCGGAAAAAACATCTTGTTCACGCTCGTCGTGCTGACGATTTTGATTCCGTCCAGTACACTGATGGTGCCGATGTACATTCATTTCCGCTCGTTCGATCTGTTTGGCGCCATCCATCTGGTCACCGGCAAAGAAGGCATCAACATGCTCAACACATACGGCCCATCGCTGATTACGGCCGCATTCGCCAACGGCCTGAAATCCGGCTTGTTCATTTATATTTTCCGGCAGTTCTTCCGCGGCATGCCAGGCGAAATCGAAGAGGCGGCGCTCATCGACGGCGCCGGCGGCATCCGCACCTTCTTCACGATCATGCTGCCGAACGCGATTCCGCCGCTCATTACCGTCATCCTGTTCGCGTTCGTCTGGCAGTACAACGACATCTTCTATGCCTCGCTGTTCAACAGCTCGAGCGACCTGATGTCGATCAAGGTATCCTCGCTGCCTGCCGACGTGAACCAGTACTTGCCGGGTATTATGGGCATCGGCACTGGAACGAACGTCAAGGTGGATCCGAACCAAGTGTCCCTGATCGTCGACACCGGCATTCTGCTTGCGATTTCCCCGATGATCGCGATGTATCTCTTCGTGCAGCGTTTCTTCGTCGAGAGCGTCGAGCGTTCGGGTGTCGTCGGCTAA
- a CDS encoding glycoside hydrolase family 26 protein has product MRLWKLIYDRMTRLHGLHNLIWVWNGQHKDWYPGDAYVDIIGEDVYSPARNYQSNVDRFRQALSYTDAAKIIALSENGPLPDPDLMIAGGALWLWNCTWYGNFLHKQEDGETVVSDQYTEVEMLKKVYRHPFTVTRDELPDLVHYPLSHP; this is encoded by the coding sequence ATCCGGCTCTGGAAGCTGATATACGACCGGATGACGCGGCTGCACGGCCTGCACAATCTGATCTGGGTGTGGAACGGGCAGCATAAGGACTGGTATCCGGGCGATGCGTACGTGGACATCATCGGCGAAGACGTGTATTCGCCCGCACGGAATTATCAATCGAACGTCGACCGCTTCCGGCAGGCGCTGAGCTATACGGATGCCGCGAAGATCATCGCGCTGTCCGAGAACGGACCGCTTCCGGATCCCGATCTCATGATCGCGGGCGGCGCGCTTTGGCTGTGGAATTGTACGTGGTACGGCAATTTTCTGCATAAGCAGGAGGATGGCGAGACGGTCGTTTCGGATCAATACACCGAAGTGGAGATGCTGAAGAAAGTTTATCGGCATCCCTTTACGGTGACGCGCGACGAGCTGCCCGATCTCGTCCATTACCCCCTGTCTCATCCCTAA
- a CDS encoding carbohydrate ABC transporter permease produces MRLALPIRKRRVNRSFSGTFWMFVLLAAVAAFMALPLVYAINAAFKPLDEIFLFPPTLFVRHPTTSNFIDLMTLLGQSWVPFSRYIFNTFFITGMGVVGHVLLASAAAYPLAKHKFPGSKIIFTVVVLSLMFTPQVTAIPNYMVMSWIGLIDTYWAVIVPAFAFSLGLYLMKQFMEQIPDALLESAKIDGANEYRIFWQIVMPNVKPAWLTLVILLFQMLWGTDGNGFIYSEQLKTLHYASNQIIFGGIARAGVGSAVALILMSVPIALFVFSQSRIIETMTTSGMKD; encoded by the coding sequence ATGAGGTTAGCGCTTCCTATTCGCAAAAGACGAGTGAACCGTTCTTTTTCCGGAACGTTCTGGATGTTCGTGTTACTGGCTGCCGTCGCCGCTTTCATGGCGCTGCCGCTCGTATATGCAATCAACGCGGCGTTCAAGCCGCTCGACGAAATCTTCCTGTTCCCGCCGACGCTCTTCGTTCGGCATCCGACGACGAGCAACTTCATCGATCTGATGACGTTGCTCGGACAATCGTGGGTTCCGTTCTCCCGTTACATTTTTAACACCTTCTTCATTACCGGGATGGGCGTCGTCGGTCACGTTCTGCTGGCTTCGGCAGCGGCATATCCGCTCGCGAAACACAAGTTTCCCGGATCGAAGATCATCTTCACCGTCGTCGTGCTTTCTCTGATGTTCACGCCTCAAGTAACAGCGATTCCGAACTACATGGTCATGTCCTGGATCGGCCTCATTGATACATACTGGGCTGTCATCGTGCCGGCATTCGCGTTCTCGCTGGGACTGTACCTCATGAAACAGTTCATGGAGCAAATTCCCGATGCGCTGCTAGAATCGGCCAAGATCGACGGTGCCAACGAATACCGGATCTTCTGGCAAATCGTCATGCCGAACGTGAAGCCGGCTTGGCTGACCTTGGTCATTCTGCTGTTCCAGATGCTTTGGGGCACGGACGGCAACGGTTTCATCTATAGCGAGCAACTGAAGACGCTTCACTATGCTTCGAATCAGATAATATTCGGCGGCATTGCGCGCGCAGGCGTCGGTTCGGCCGTCGCGCTCATTCTGATGAGCGTGCCGATCGCCCTGTTCGTCTTTTCGCAAAGTCGCATTATCGAAACGATGACTACATCCGGCATGAAGGATTAG
- a CDS encoding Yip1 family protein, with protein MKQDFLKFPLHLIVRPFDGFWDMKYEGKGKLKVALLILLALILTTILQKQFAGFLVNRVDPRSLNSLDDLEFTILPFLLFCIANWSITTLMEGEGKFKEIVMATGYALLPIVLINLPMTFISRFMTQEETAFYYLLNSISSIWFVVLLFVGIMTVHQYTPVKTVLTMVLTVIAIGFVVFIATLAFSLGSQIYWFIFDVYREIIFRT; from the coding sequence ATGAAGCAGGACTTTCTTAAATTTCCGCTCCATCTGATCGTGCGTCCTTTTGACGGATTCTGGGACATGAAGTACGAGGGCAAGGGCAAATTGAAAGTTGCGCTGCTGATCTTGCTCGCGCTTATTCTGACGACGATTCTGCAGAAGCAATTTGCCGGCTTTCTCGTCAACAGGGTCGATCCGCGCTCGTTAAACAGCCTGGACGATCTGGAGTTCACGATTCTACCTTTCTTGTTGTTCTGCATCGCAAACTGGTCGATCACGACGCTCATGGAAGGGGAAGGGAAGTTCAAAGAGATCGTAATGGCGACCGGGTACGCGCTGCTGCCTATCGTGCTCATCAATCTGCCGATGACGTTCATCAGCCGGTTCATGACGCAGGAGGAGACGGCGTTCTATTATCTCCTGAACAGCATCTCCAGCATATGGTTCGTCGTGCTGTTATTCGTGGGGATAATGACTGTCCACCAATATACGCCGGTCAAGACGGTGCTGACGATGGTGCTGACCGTCATCGCCATAGGGTTCGTCGTCTTTATCGCCACCTTGGCGTTCAGTCTCGGTTCGCAGATCTACTGGTTCATCTTCGACGTTTACCGTGAAATCATATTCCGGACCTAA
- a CDS encoding NHL repeat-containing protein — protein sequence MQLKRVLLLVAIISLVASIGIPAASAAAPYEAYTYDYYGDSSPLPAPFVPDAAITGESLGVGDFKEPSDMFVAKDNTTYILDSGNARIIVLDPDMHVNRIIETFTNNGKEDGFAAPQGLFVSDRNELYVADTDHGRVVVLSEKGELIRIIDNPKSDILPAGFKFVPLKVTVDAADRVFVIARGIFEGIMQFDDKNNFMGYVGTINVSPTVWDRLWKSLSTKAQKAQMQLFIPTEFSNVDIDPKGFVYATAIDITSNTPIRRLNPSGDDVLKRLGYWDVKGDIRFRMFGNNSGPSKFSDIKVLGGGMYVALDSNRARLFTYNDEGDLLYAFGGRGNQLGVFNTPVAVEKIGDKLAVLDSGKKNIVIFRPTKFGTLVRQATTEHYNGNDDVAVKIWSDVLRLNTNYEIAYLGIGKSLLMQKNNEKAMEYFKLGMSRKNFSVAYKRYRRELLKEQFGTFMTVVLTLIIAFTAYRVARLVIRRRAVKHEAGLS from the coding sequence GTGCAATTGAAGAGAGTTTTGCTGCTGGTCGCCATTATATCGCTGGTCGCTTCGATCGGCATTCCGGCTGCATCGGCAGCTGCCCCATACGAAGCCTACACGTACGATTACTACGGCGATTCATCGCCGCTGCCAGCTCCGTTCGTGCCGGATGCCGCGATTACGGGCGAGAGCTTGGGGGTCGGCGACTTCAAAGAGCCGAGCGACATGTTCGTTGCAAAGGACAATACCACGTATATCCTGGATAGCGGCAACGCGCGGATCATCGTGCTGGATCCAGATATGCACGTCAACCGCATCATCGAGACGTTCACGAACAACGGCAAGGAGGACGGATTTGCGGCTCCGCAGGGGCTGTTCGTTTCCGACAGAAATGAATTATACGTGGCGGACACCGATCACGGGCGCGTCGTCGTGCTGTCGGAGAAAGGCGAGCTGATCCGGATTATCGACAATCCGAAATCGGATATTTTGCCCGCGGGATTCAAGTTCGTGCCGCTCAAAGTCACCGTCGATGCGGCGGATCGCGTATTCGTCATCGCGCGCGGCATATTCGAAGGCATCATGCAATTCGACGACAAGAACAATTTCATGGGTTATGTCGGCACGATCAACGTGTCGCCTACCGTCTGGGATCGGCTCTGGAAGTCGTTGTCCACCAAGGCACAGAAGGCGCAGATGCAGCTGTTCATCCCAACCGAGTTCTCGAATGTCGATATCGACCCCAAAGGCTTCGTGTATGCGACCGCGATCGATATCACGTCCAACACTCCAATCAGGCGGCTGAATCCGTCCGGCGACGACGTTCTCAAGCGGCTCGGCTACTGGGATGTCAAAGGCGATATCCGCTTCCGGATGTTCGGCAACAATTCGGGTCCATCCAAGTTCTCCGACATCAAGGTGCTAGGCGGCGGCATGTATGTCGCGCTCGACTCCAACCGCGCGCGGCTGTTCACGTACAACGATGAAGGCGATTTGCTGTACGCCTTCGGCGGCCGGGGCAACCAGCTCGGAGTCTTCAATACGCCCGTCGCCGTCGAGAAGATTGGCGATAAGCTCGCGGTGCTGGACAGCGGCAAGAAGAACATCGTCATCTTCCGTCCGACGAAGTTCGGAACCCTCGTCCGGCAGGCGACAACGGAGCACTATAACGGCAACGACGACGTCGCCGTCAAGATATGGAGCGACGTGCTTCGCTTGAATACGAACTACGAAATCGCGTACCTCGGCATCGGCAAATCGCTCCTGATGCAGAAGAACAACGAGAAGGCGATGGAATATTTCAAGCTGGGCATGAGCCGCAAAAACTTTTCGGTCGCTTACAAGCGGTATCGCCGGGAACTGCTGAAGGAGCAGTTCGGCACGTTCATGACCGTCGTCCTTACCCTCATCATCGCGTTTACCGCTTATCGCGTTGCAAGACTCGTCATCAGAAGGAGGGCTGTGAAACATGAAGCAGGACTTTCTTAA
- a CDS encoding carbohydrate ABC transporter permease, with protein MSTIGTPSQPSVTVAAGKPAVETTSWWAIKWKEIKARKHSYILMSPYMLLFAVFTVLPVIMSVIISFTYFNMLEFPRFIGWQNYSRLFLEDDVFLVAIKNTILFAVITGPLSYMACFVFAWIINDLRPKLRAFMTLIFYAPSISGNVYFLWQMIFSGDRYGIANGFLIKMGVLLDPIQWLKTEQYIMPIIILVQLWLSLGTGFLAFIAGLQTVDKTLYEAGAVDGIKNRWQELWYITLPSMKPQLMFGAVIQITSSLAIADVSIYLAGFPSVNYAAETIVTHLIDFGTIRFEMGYASAIATVLFTLMVGTNLVVQRLLRRVGE; from the coding sequence CCTTCAGTGACTGTAGCCGCCGGGAAGCCAGCCGTAGAAACGACAAGCTGGTGGGCGATCAAATGGAAAGAAATCAAGGCGAGGAAGCATTCCTATATCCTGATGTCGCCCTATATGCTGCTGTTTGCCGTCTTTACCGTGCTGCCTGTAATCATGTCCGTCATCATCAGTTTTACGTACTTCAACATGCTTGAATTCCCGCGCTTCATCGGGTGGCAGAACTACTCCCGCCTGTTCCTGGAAGACGATGTGTTCTTAGTTGCAATCAAGAACACCATCCTCTTCGCGGTCATTACCGGACCGCTCAGCTATATGGCGTGCTTCGTCTTCGCCTGGATCATCAACGATCTTCGCCCGAAGCTGCGAGCATTCATGACGCTGATCTTCTATGCGCCTTCCATCTCGGGGAACGTCTACTTCCTCTGGCAAATGATCTTCTCGGGAGACCGTTACGGCATTGCGAACGGATTCCTAATTAAGATGGGCGTACTGCTCGACCCGATTCAGTGGCTGAAGACGGAGCAGTACATTATGCCGATCATTATCCTCGTGCAGCTCTGGCTCAGTCTCGGAACTGGTTTCCTCGCTTTCATCGCGGGTCTCCAAACCGTTGACAAAACGCTGTATGAAGCAGGTGCGGTCGACGGCATCAAGAACCGCTGGCAGGAGCTCTGGTACATTACGCTTCCTTCGATGAAGCCTCAGCTGATGTTCGGAGCCGTCATCCAGATCACCTCATCCTTGGCGATCGCGGACGTTTCCATCTACCTGGCCGGCTTCCCGAGCGTCAACTACGCGGCTGAAACCATCGTTACGCACTTGATCGACTTCGGTACGATCCGATTCGAGATGGGCTACGCATCCGCGATCGCGACCGTGTTGTTCACCTTAATGGTCGGAACGAACCTGGTCGTACAGCGACTTCTCAGGAGGGTGGGGGAATAG
- a CDS encoding DUF5060 domain-containing protein, whose translation MRHEQTLAFVTIGGLLLVAAALLLSIPAINGRNASPRSEPDAQAGEMLTTAGKAPLIRNVKANTADVGLYEKFELAFDVDGDYDNPYDPDQIDLAMALASPSGKTWNISGFYDATESKWKFRFAPDEKGSGVTISTPSVMAAPTRAARSKATCKAVASESRGWIQLSQTNKRYMEYRDGSTFYGIGLAYPWNITDVNLDKIAASGGNLINYWNGNYDGEGNGCGRNQLQSYEAGVDRIDPLKAQRVDDLLAAFERRGLHMSFVIWPHDSLTELLEGWPNTWSQYGYSALGPAKDFYASDKMWRYQERLYRYIIAHWGYSLALGIWDLVDEINGTDGWVQNPTDAWVKKVHDYFKAHDPYGHPTMGSMAGNRQDYWDYAYRTLDTADREN comes from the coding sequence GTGCGGCATGAACAAACGCTTGCCTTCGTCACCATTGGCGGACTCCTTCTAGTTGCAGCGGCGCTTCTGCTGTCCATCCCGGCTATCAACGGCCGTAACGCGTCTCCCCGGTCTGAGCCTGACGCTCAGGCAGGGGAGATGTTAACAACAGCAGGAAAAGCGCCTCTCATTCGCAATGTGAAAGCAAATACAGCGGATGTCGGTCTCTATGAAAAGTTTGAGCTTGCTTTCGACGTGGATGGCGATTATGACAATCCTTACGATCCCGACCAGATCGACTTAGCGATGGCGCTCGCCTCGCCTTCAGGAAAAACGTGGAACATTAGCGGCTTCTATGATGCGACGGAATCGAAATGGAAGTTTCGATTCGCGCCCGACGAGAAGGGTAGTGGCGTTACCATTTCCACGCCGTCGGTCATGGCGGCACCGACAAGAGCGGCGAGGTCGAAGGCGACTTGTAAAGCGGTCGCATCCGAAAGCAGGGGCTGGATTCAGCTGTCGCAGACGAACAAGCGATATATGGAATACCGCGACGGCTCGACCTTCTACGGCATCGGCCTTGCGTATCCGTGGAACATCACGGACGTGAACTTGGACAAAATCGCGGCAAGCGGCGGCAATCTGATCAACTACTGGAACGGCAATTACGACGGCGAAGGCAACGGCTGCGGGAGGAATCAACTGCAATCGTACGAAGCCGGCGTCGACAGGATCGATCCGCTGAAAGCCCAGCGGGTAGACGATCTGCTCGCGGCGTTCGAGCGGCGCGGACTGCATATGAGCTTCGTCATCTGGCCGCACGACTCCCTGACCGAGCTATTGGAGGGCTGGCCCAATACATGGTCGCAGTACGGCTATTCGGCGCTTGGCCCGGCGAAGGATTTCTATGCGAGCGACAAGATGTGGCGTTATCAGGAACGGCTGTACCGGTACATCATCGCGCACTGGGGGTATAGCCTTGCGCTCGGCATCTGGGACTTGGTCGACGAGATCAATGGCACGGACGGTTGGGTGCAAAATCCGACGGACGCCTGGGTGAAGAAGGTGCACGATTACTTCAAGGCGCATGATCCGTACGGTCATCCGACGATGGGCTCGATGGCCGGCAACCGGCAGGACTACTGGGATTACGCCTATCGCACGCTCGATACCGCCGACCGGGAAAACTAG